GGAGCCCGGCGTGTCGCCGCAGGACTGGACCATCACGCGGAACCACATCGTCACCCCGGTCGACTGGAAGGGGCGGTGGACCAAGAAGAACCTGTTCGAGACCAAGAATGCGCGCCGCATCCTCGTCGAGCGCAACGTCCTCGACGGGTCGTGGACCGACGGGCAGGTGGGGTTCGCCTTCCTCCTCAAGAGCGCCAACCAGTCGGGGGGGTGCACCTGGTGCTCGGCGAGCGACCTGACCATCAGGCGCAACCTCATCGTGCGCGCCGCCGGCGCCTTCGGCATCACCGGCCGCGAGGGATCCAACGACAAGCGCCTCGACTCGCTCACGCGGCGCGTTCTCATCGCCGAGAACTACGCCGACGGCATCGGGCGCGAGCCGGCGACCGGGGCCCAGCAGCTGGTCGCCGTCATGCAGGGCGTCACCGACCTCGTGATCGAGCGCAACACGCTGGACGGCGTCAACATCAACAACGACCTCATGGTCGCCCCGCCCCGCCCCAGCGCCGTGCGCCTGGTGTTCAGGCGCAACGCGCTGACCCGCGGGCAGTACTCCCTGCACGGCTGCGGCGGCCCCATCGCCAACTGCCTCCCCGGCGGGAGCCTGACCGGGAACGTCTTCGTCGGGAGCGGGGAGGTGCCCCCGGGCAACCGCAGCGCCGCCACGATGGCGGCGGCGATTGCCATGGGAGCCGGCATCTCGCGGGGCGACATCGAGGGCGCGACCCGCGGCGTGGTGGTGCAGCCCTAGTGTCGCCTCATCGCGGCCAGAGCCACCCCATCGCCCCCGCCGTGAGGAGGGCGAAGACCAGCCCGTCGAACATCGACCGCAGCGTCGCCCCCCAGTTCTTCCTCCACCAGATGGACTGCTGCATCAGCCCCAGCGAGTAGCCGGCGAAGGCCGTCGTCCCGGCAAAGCGGAACACGTCGAGGTAGCCTGCGCCCGGGCCAAGCGCGCGGCTCGCGATGTAGGCGGCGAAGAGGCTGACGAGGAGGCTGTAGGCGAACCACTGCGCCAGGTTCTTCCCCATCCCCGGCATCCCCGGCGCGCTCACCGTCATGACGATCACGGGTCCCGTGTTCATCTTCTCGAGGAAGGCCGGATCCTTCAGCCCCGCCATCGATTCCGCCTTCGGGAGGGCGTAGTCGCCCGGCTCGAGGTTGAAGGGGCGCAGCGCCTCCTGCACCGCGGTGTCGTTAGGGACCGCCTTGATGTCGCCGGCGTGGTAGCCCAGCACCATGTGGATGATGGAGCTGACGACGAAGACCAGGACCGCCGAAAGGAGGATGGGAAGCACCAGCGAGGACAGCGGGACCATGAGGGGGCCTCCGGTGTGGGTGAGGGGTGGGACAACGCTACCCCGTCCGGGAGGGGCGTCAAGGTCGCGAGGGGGTGCGGACGCCACCGAGGCGGTGCACCCCTGGGGGATGCACCGCCTCGGTAGGGCTTGACCGGTGGGCCGCACCGCTGGCGCCGCCCACAGCGCCACCTAAAGCGCCGCGCACAGCGCCTGGGCGCCTAACGACTCACGCCGAACCCGGTGGGATTGGCGTGCGCGTCCCAGAAGTGCCCGTTGTCCACCGTCCCCTGGCTCAGGATCACTTCGTACTGGTCCCAGATGCAGTAGCCGCCGTCCGGCAGCGGGGTGCCGTAGGCTCCGCAGGGGGCCGGGGTGCGCACGATCTTGTAGTGCCACACCTCGCCCGACCCCCCCGGCACCTGCCCGTTCCACTCGTTCATGATCCAGGCACCGTCGCCGTCGGGCCAGGCCTTGTTCCATTTCATGACAAGGCGGTCGTTGGCATACGTGGGATCGCCGCGGTACGTCCCGTCGAGGACCTTGTCCACGCCGTCGGCGATTCCGTTGAAGATCCCCGCCACGTCGTTGTAGCCCAGCGCATCGAACCCCGCCGACGGCACGTCGAAGCCGCTCTTGGCGACGCCGGTCGGAAGCCCGGTCGAATGGTCGGCGCACGCCGAAATGGCGAGTGCGGCAGCGGCAAGCATGACGGTGGAGCGAAGTGAACGCATGAATGACCTCCCTGAGGTGTGACCTGGCCGGTCGGCGTCGTGACGACGATGCCGATCCGGAAAATCCCGCGAGGGTCTGACACCCCTTGCGGCTGAACTCGCTGGAAGGGTGCGACCGGAGCGTCTATTCAGCGTCTATGGGCCGGAGACGCGTGCGAGACGCCCCCCTTTCACTGTCCAGCGTCCGCTCACCCCCCTCGTGCGACGCGCCAGCCGTCGCCAAGTTGGAACCGTCTCCTTCTCCCCCCCACCGCATGCCCCCAGGGAGCACGATCCACCTTCGCACCCTCGGTGCGGCGGCGCTGCAACACATCGGCGACGACGGGGCCACCACCACCCTCCTCGACAGCTCCAAGCTTCTCGCCCTCCTCACCTACCTCAACGCCGCCCCCGCGCGCTCGGCCACACGCGACCACCTCGTCCAGCTCCTCTGGTCCGACCTCGACGAGGACGGCGGGCGCCACGCGCTCCGCCACCACCTCTGGCTCCTCAAGCAGAAGCTCGCCGATGTCGTCACCATCGACCGCGGCGAGACGCTGACCCTCCGCGAGCCCATCCCCTGCGACCGCGACGAGCTCATGGCGGCGTCGGCCGAGGGCGACCTGGTCCAGGTCGTGTCGCTGTACCGCGGCGACTTCTTCCCCAATTTTGCAGCCGTGGGGGCCCAGGAGTTCGAGCACTGGTGCGAACGCGAGCGCACCACGCTGCGCTCGGTCTTCGTGCGCAGCGGACAGGTGGTCGTGAAGCAGTGGCTCGACCTGGGGCGCACCCGCGACGCCGTCGCCCTCGCTCGCCGCGTGCGCGACACCGATGCCTTCGACCTCGGCGGGTGGCGCCTCCTCCTCGAGACGCTGGTCGCCGCCCGCGACGTGGTCGGCGCCGCGGTGGAGGTCGATGCCCTCGAGCACTTCGCCCGCGAGGAAGGGGTGAACCTCGACGGCGCCACCCGCGCCGTCGTCGCCAGCGTCAAGCACCCGGCCGCCCCCGCCGTGACGCCCGACGAGCGCGTCGCCCTGCTCGCCACCCGCGAACTGGTGGGCCGCGAGGCCGAATTCGCCGCCCTCGTGCGGCGCTGGGACGAGACGGTGCGCGGACGGCTGCACGGCGTGCACCTGACGGGCCCGGCCGGGATGGGGAAGACGCGGTTGCTGCAGGAGTTCGCGGCCCGGCTCGACTCCATGCGCCGCGACGTGGTGCACGCCCGCGCCGACTGGGCCAGCCGCACCATCGAGTGGTCGTTCGCCAGTGACCTCATCGGGCGGCTGTGCTCCCTCCCCGGCGCCCTCGGCGTCGCTCCGCGCACGGCGAGCGTCCTCGTGGCCCTCGCCCCCGCCGCCGCCGAGGTCTTCAAGGGGGCGAGCGCGACCGCCAACCAGGCCACCGAGACCGTGGCCCGGCGCGGCGCCCTGCGCGAACTCCTCGGCGCCCTGAGCGAGGAGCGCCCGCTGGCGCTCTTGCTCGATGACATGCACTGGTGCGACGGCACCTCGCGCGACGTCCTCTTCTCGGCGCTCGAGGGGCTCGACCGCCATCGCCTGATGGTCGTCGTCGCCGAGCGCGACCAGGTGGCGCGCGGCGTCCCGCGGAGCTTCGCCACCCTCCCGCTGTCGCCGCTCTCGCACCAGTCGGTGACCACCCTCGTCGCCTCCATCGCCCAGCTTCCCGAGGAGCCGTGGGCCGAGTCGCTCTGCGACCGGCTGGCGCGCCAGGTGGGTGGGTCACCGTTGCACCTGCTGGAGACGCTGCAGCTGGCCGTGGAGCGCGGGGCGCTGCGGGTCGTCGATTCCACGTGGGAGCTGGGCGACATGCCGCTGCTCGATGCCCTCCTGGACTCGGGCGAGGCGCTGCGTGCGCGGGTCAACGCCCTCGGCGCCCGGCAGCGCGACTGCGTCCAGCTCCTGGCCTGCGTCGGCGCCCCGCTCCCGCTGGCCATCGTCGCCGAGTGTACCGAGGTGGGCGAGGAAGCGCTGAGCGGGGTGGTGGCGGAGCTGGAACGCAGCGGGATCGTGCGGCTGGCGGAGGGCGGGGTGGAGATCGCCCACGACGAGATCGCCGAGGCCGCGCGGCGCGAGCTGAGCGAGGAAGAGCGGCGCGGGCTGGTGGGGCGGGCCGGCGTGGTGATGGCCCACCGCGGGCGCGACACCGCAACGCTGGCGCGCGCCGCCTCGCTGCTGATGAGCGCAGGGCGGGATGACGACTTGGTGGAGCTGTGCGACCGTTACGTGCGTCGCGCGCGGCGGCTGGGCGACCGGCGATCGGTGGACCGCCTGATCGCTGAGCTCCTCGGCTTGCGGACGGAGCCGCGGGAGCGGCGGGCGCTGGTGGCGCGGCTACCGTGGTGGCGCCGCGTGGGGCTCGACCTGCCGCGGCGGCGCTGGATTGCAGCTGCGGCGGTGGTGGCGAGCGTCGCGGTCGCGGCGGCGGCGGAGCAGCGGATGACGGCAGGGCCGGAGGGGGCGGTGATCAGCGTCGTCACCACCGATTCGGTCGATGCGAGGATCGTAACGGAGTACGTGGTGCCCAACGGGTGGGAGCGATCGGCCGAGCCGCTGGCACTCCAGCGAGTCGGGCGGCCGGTGCGGATCGACGCCAGCGACCTGATCACCGTACGCACTCCGCCGCTCGATTCGCTCCCCATCCTCCTCGCGCGGCACGTCAGGGACTCGGGGCTCACGGACCTCTTCGAGTATCGCCGCGACGGGACGATGCACCGTCTGACCTTCTCGCCGGGCGACGACGTGGAGCCCGTCTGGGCCCCAGACGGCTCGGCGATCGCCTTCGCCACCTCGCGCTGGGATGCGCTCGGGCGGCGCGACGTCGCGCTCCTCGACCGGCGAACGGGGCGCGTGACCCGCGTGACCTCGACCCCGGCGCGCGAGCACAGCGTGCACTGGAGCAACGACGGGACGCGGATCGCCTTCGTGCGAGATGCGGAGGGAGGCAAGGCGGCGAGCCTGTGCGTGGCCGCCGCCGATGGCGAGGACATCGACTGTCATGCGCTCGATCTCCCGGCGACGTACTTGATCGGTTGGACGGGCGATGAGGAGGTGCTGCTGGCGGGGCAGGAGAGCGTGTATCCTGGCGCCTACCGCTACGACCTGCGCGCACGCACATCGACTCGACTCTCCGACGCCAGCGGATCCTATGGACTGGTGCGTGGCGTCGGCATGGTCTGCCTCTGCCTCGATCCTGTCTCGGGCGAGCGCCAGTGGACGCTGCGCCCTCTCTCCCGCGACGGTCGCTTCGTGGAACTCCCCTTCAGCCGGAGCGGCCCCGTCGGCGTCGCAGAGGTCCAGGGCGGACCGAGGGGCGACCGCGCCTGGCTCGAAGCCATCGAGGTGGCCGACACCGTCGTGATTGCAGCTGGGGTCCCGCACCGGGTCGGGGCGTCGGGGCGGCTCGCCAGTGGCGCGAGGAGCGCGCTCCACGCACTCCGGTGGACGAGCGCCGACACATCGGCCGTGGCCGTGACTCCTTCGGGCGAACTGGTGGGCCTCCGTGAGGGAGCGGCCGTTCGCGTCATCGTGTCGGCGGGGGGTTGGCGCACCGCTTCGCTGGTGGCCGTGGTGCGCAGCGTGCCTCCGGCACAGCTGGTCGCGGAGGACTGGCGCGGCGAGGTGGGCGAGCGGTGGCGCCTGTTCGGTGAGCCGTTTCCCGTCGTGAGGCGGCACGCCGATGGCACCCTCGCCCTCTCCAACCACGGCGACTCCGCCTACACCAGCGGCGCCTACTCGCGCCAGCGCTTTCCGTTGGGCGGCGGGCTCGCGCTCCGCGCCCGCCTGGCGAGCCACGTCACCATGACCCAATGGCAGACACAACGCCTCGAGCTGCTTGCGGGCTTCGCCGAGGACCGCCTGGCCGCGTGGGACCACCGCACGATGTACCCGTGGTCCGAGAAGCGCATGGCCGACCCTCGCGCGTCCTGCGAGTTCGAATATCCCACGCCGCTGGAGGGGGACGGATTTCGCGATCGCATGACCGCCGCCGGAATCGTCATTTCCGGCGCACCTCCCCGACTTGGAAGCGGCGACTGGTTCGACGTGATCCTGCAGTGGCTCCCGGACGGACGGTGCGCCGTCATGCTCGACGGGCGACTGCTCAAGGTGAGCCAGTCCATCCAAACCGGTCAGGTGGCGCGCGTCATCACGTGGGGGAGTTCGGTGAACACGGAGATGCTCCTCGGCCCTCTGGAAGTCTGGCGAGGAGTCCTCCCTGAAGTGGCGCGCGCCCTGCGTAGTCCGTAGCCGCGCCGTGCCTTTCGACCGGCACCCGGCGCGCCGTCGCTCACCCTGCAGCTGACGGTGTCCGCACCCTCGGCTCCAGGAACCACCACTTGGGCTTGTCCCCGCGGTGCTCGCGCTCCTGCCACATCGCCACCAGGCGCTCCTGCAGCAACGTCGTCGCCTCCTCGATGCTGTCGGCCACGTAGACGAACGAGAGCTCCTTCTGGCCGATCGTCCCCTCCGCCACCATGCGGTCCAGCTGCGCCAGCATCGGCGCCCAGTAGTCCTTGCCGTACAGGAGGATCGGGAAGTCCTCCAGCTTCCCCGTCTGGATGAGGGTGATCGCCTCGAACAGCTCGTCCAGCGTCCCCGCCCCTCCCGGCATCACCACGAAGCAGATGCTGTACTTGACGAGGAGCACCTTGCGAACGAAGAAGCGGTCGAAGATCAGGCTGATGTCGCAGTAGGGGTTCATCGCCTGCTCGTGCGGGAGGACGATGCCGCACCCGATGCTGCGCGCCCCCACGTCGCGCGCGCCGCGGTTGGCGGCCTCCATGACCCCCGGCCCGCCCCCGGTCATGATCGTGAACCCCACGCGCCCGACGCGTCGCGCCAGCTCACGGCTGGCCTCGTAGTACGGGTGGTCCTCCTTGAAGCGCGCGCTTCCGAAGAAGGTGACGCAGGGTCCCACGAAGTGCAGCCGGCGGAAGCCACGGATGAACTCACCGGCGATGCTCAGGACATTGACGAGCTCGGACCAGCGGGAGCGCGGCCCTTCGAGGAAGCGGAGGTCGATGTGTCGGGGGTGATCGGGAGGCATAGGTGACAGGTTCGGCCCTGGACTGGCGCGCTCCCACGGCCTTGCAGTCGTGCGGGGAGCGCGTGATTGCCGCGGATGACGGACCAGACCGCTGGCGGGTCTCTCAAGATACGGCCGCGCGCGGCACTACGTGGCCACGGGGAGGCGTCCCCGCCGGACTTTCAGCCGGCACCTTGCCGACGCACCCGAGCGCTGCGAGGATCAAGGCTCTCCCTCCATCGAGGTCTTGCCATGCGCCGCACGCTCGCTCCCCTGACCTGCGCCGCGATCGTCGCTGCCGGCGCCCTGATCCCATCGGCCCTCCCTGGCCAGGCGCCGCAGCCCGATCCCAGCATTGCCGCGATGCGCTCCAACTGGGAGTCGGTGGTCCGCAACATCACCGCCGCGGCCGAGGAGTTGTCGGAAGCCGACTATGCCTATCGCCCAGTGGCGACGGTTCGAACGTTCGGTGAGCTGGTCGGCCACGTGGCCGGCTCGCAGAACCTCATGTGCGCCGCCGCGCTCGGCGACAAGCAGCCGGCCGAAGACGCCGTGGAGAAGGCAGCCAAGACCAAGGCCGCGCTCGTGGCAGCGCTCAAGGAGTCGACTGTCTACTGCGCCAAGGCGTACGGGATCCCTGCCGCATCGGCGGCGATGGGAGTCGAACTGTTCGGGATGAAGATGACGCGCGCCGGGGCGCTGGCGCTCAACGCGGTGCACGACGGGGAGCACTACGGGAACATGGTGACGTACATGCGGATGAAGGGGATGGTGCCGCCGTCGAGCAGGCGGTAAAGGCAGCGGTGCACTCCAGCCAGCGTGCCGCCCCATGTGATCTTCTCAAGCGAGGATCACACGGGGCGCGTCGCCCTGAGCTGCTGGCATCCCTCTACATGTCCGGATACTCGGCGACGATGAGGTCCACCTCATGGCGAGATCAGTCGTCCTTCATGCCGTGAACAGCCATGCCGCCCAGGAGTTGTGCATGGACACCATTTCACTTCCGCGCTCACTGGCCGAGGAGCTCATGATCGCCCTCAATCACATGCGCAACCAGCCCTCCGGCGGACAACGGTGGAGGACGACCTATGAGCTGGCCGTCGAACTCAGTCGCGTGCTGAAGGCATCACAGGGCGTCCAGTCGTGATCGGCGCGATCCATCAGCGAGCGTCGCTACACGTGTATTGCAGTCGGCATTTTGCTCGGCGCATCGCCGCGCGACGAAGCGCCCCGACGGCGCACTCATGTCGCGATCACCGGAAGCCCCAGGTCCTGCAGGTAATCGAACGTTCCCTGGTAGAATGAAGGGGCCCGCGTCACATCGTCCCCATCGCCCGGCGGAACGAAGACCACCATCCCCTGTCGCGCACGCGTCAGGAGAACTCGGTAGGCATTGATCTGGTATCGGCGACGGTCTTCCTTGTGGACCCGCGTCCACTGATCGCCCCGGAAGGCGTGATGCGACCAGCCGCCATTCCCTCTCCGCAGGTCGGCATCCCAGCTGACACACGTCCAGTCCAGCTCGAGCCCCTGCACCTGGAATTCCGTCGCAGCGTCCTCGAGAAAGGAAGATGATCGGGTGTCGCTCGGCTCGTCGAGGAAGTAGTGCACCGGGTCGATGCTCACCCGCACGTCTATCGCGTGCGGCTTGAGCCGCTGCGCTTGTGACGACGCGACGATGCCCGCGCGCTCGGACCCTCGTGCCTGCCTGCGCAGCCATCGACGTGCCACGTGCAGGTCGCGCGTGAGGACAATAGGATACCTGGCGCCGAGGGCGCGTAGCAGCTCCCTCGCCGTCCGCACCTCGCCGTCCAGCGCTGCCTTGACGAAGGCGGAGACGTGTTCCGCGCGAAAGGATCGCATCGAGACGGCCAAGTGGAGGTGCGGCTCGAGCCTCACACGCCCGGAGTCGACGAGCGCGGCGAGCTGCTCACCGATCGCGTACTCCGAATCATGCAGGTTGGGCGAGATGTACAACTCCCACCCCGGGAACTCGTCACCTACAGCAGTGAGCCACTCGCCGACCCCCGCCTCACCCGTGTGAATCTCCTGCCCTCCACCCACCAGGCAGACGACGACTGACCAGTCTGGGTGCCGATCCATGTACGACAGCAGGAATGCTGGCTCCGACTGGTTGAAATCGGGTCGCTTCTTCCGACGCCTCATGAAGTCGGAGGTCTTTTCCTTCGTCCAGGCTCGCTGGCTCTCGTCGAAAATGACGACGCGATCAATGGGAGGGCGGGATTCGTCGCGCAGCCCGTCGTCCCGAAAGTGGTGGACGTTCTGGATGAACGCTTTCACCGGCTGCGCAACAACTCCCTTGCGGACACGCTCTCCCCTCGCCTTTCGCCGCTCCAGGTCGTCGCGGGTGAGCGCCTCCCTCAGCACGGCAACGAGCGGACCATTGCCAGAGAGATACACGGCGTGCGTTTCACCTGCATCCCGTCGTTGCGTGGCCACGTTGAGACCGACCAGTGTCTTTCCTGCGCCGGGAACACCCGTGATGAAGACGATGGCCTTCTGGCCAGCTAGTCTCGCCCGATCGATGATCTCTTCCACTCGACGTGAGGTGACACCGATGTTGACGGCGCCAGCATCATTGCGCGAGATCGCCTCGACCGCGTGATTGGCGTAGAGCGCGCGGGCAGCTTGGATGATCGTCGGCGTCGGGCGATATGGTGCACGCCCCCACTCAGCTCCGTCGAGAGTGGGTCCAGCTGCCTGACGTATCGCCTCCAGAACCGCCACCGCAAGCGTATTCGTGTTGCATCGTCTCGGTGGACGCACGCCATCGGCATGGGGTGCGTTCCACTCCGAATCAGCGAACGCAGCCTCCGTGGCCATCAAGATCGGGAAGATGTCGGCGGCGTGGCTCGCTTCATGAAAGTTCTTGAGGTCGAGCGCGTAGTCCCAAGCTTGTTCATAGTCCGCGCGACGATACTCCCGCTCGCCGACCTTGAATTCGATGAGGATGACGGCACGGCCCACGATTGCGACAGCGTCGATACGGCTGCCGAGTCGCGGCACCTCGAACTCGAGGTAGAGCCACCCTCCCAACGAGTCGAGCGCCGTCCGGAGCAACGGCAGTTGGCGATGCCATGCATCCGCCTGTGCCACATCGACGTCGAAAGGACTGGACGACGTGAGGTCACCGATGATCGACCTCGCGCCCTCACTCCGGAACTGTTCGATCGGCGCCGCATACCACGCCGACGGGCGAACGGGAACGCGATTCACTGATGGCGACATGCCTGCATACTGGCGATCGGGGGTGACAGTCCGCCAGGACGAGTCGCACTTCTGCGCTGGCCTCCGTTACCAGTGTCACGCGCGGACGACCGAGACGACAGTGTTGCAGGAGCGGCTCGACCCGCGGAGGGCGAGTTGCCGGATTCCCCAACGCAATCGCATGCGGCCGGCCCCCAGCGCAGCGGACACCTCGGGCTCCAGAGCCTGCGCTCGCGCGTTGCGCCCCTACCCCCCCACCCCAAACCTCCCCCACACCTCCCCCACATCCTCCAGCGTCACCACCCGCCACCCGTCAGCCGCAAACCGCCCCCACTCCTCACCCGTCGGGTACGTGTAGTAGCGCCCCCCCGCCTGCTCGCTCACCGCCAGCGCCTCGCCGCGCAACACGCGCTGCACCGCACTCCCCAGCGCCGCCACCCCCGGCCCATACAGCTGCGCGACGTGCCAGAACAACGACCGCGACCGATCCACCGCGGTCCGCGTCGTCGCCACGATCTCCCCGGTGTCGATGGTCCCGTCCGAGATGTAGTGCACCGTGCACCCGATCTCAGAGTCGCCGTTGGCCAGCGCCCGAAATGTGGCCAGCACGCCGCGATACGCGGGGAGCAGCCCGGAGTGCAGGTTGAGCACCCCCAGCGGCGGAATCGCAAGGACGTGCGACTTGAAGATCGCCCCATACCGAATGGACACGACCAGGTCGGGCCCCTGCGCGCGCACCCAGGCAAGCCCGTCGTCGCTGTTTGGGTGCGGGAGCGGGGTAACGGGGATCCCGCGGCGCGCGGTGAGCTCGCCGAAGGTCAGCGCGCGCGTGCCGTCATCCGGGAGGTTGGCGCGCTCGACCAGGGGGAAGAGGAGCTCGAGCGGGATCGCCTGCTCCGCCAGCCGAAACTCGCGGCGCTCCGGCGGTTCGTCGGCATCGCCGCCCGGCTTGCCGACGCGCTGGGTGAGGGCGATGGAGACGTCATGACCAGCCAGCCACGGGAGGAGGCGGTTGATGGCCAGGCAGCTGAAGACGTCGGCGTTGAGGCAGGCGAGGATGCGCATGCCTCAACGTACGGCTCACTCGCGCCAGGTCGCCATCTGGACCCCGTCCCGGATTGAGCGCCACGCATCGACCCGGGCGCGCGTCCTTCCTGTGTCGCCTCATCCGACCACGCGCACCCCTTCCAGCCTCCCCAGACCGCGATCGAA
This region of Gemmatimonadetes bacterium SCN 70-22 genomic DNA includes:
- a CDS encoding Rossman fold protein, TIGR00730 family; the protein is MPPDHPRHIDLRFLEGPRSRWSELVNVLSIAGEFIRGFRRLHFVGPCVTFFGSARFKEDHPYYEASRELARRVGRVGFTIMTGGGPGVMEAANRGARDVGARSIGCGIVLPHEQAMNPYCDISLIFDRFFVRKVLLVKYSICFVVMPGGAGTLDELFEAITLIQTGKLEDFPILLYGKDYWAPMLAQLDRMVAEGTIGQKELSFVYVADSIEEATTLLQERLVAMWQEREHRGDKPKWWFLEPRVRTPSAAG